The DNA window CTCTGGAGGCTATGCCCAGCTAGACCCCAGGGATTAGGTCCAGGGGATCTGCTGGATCAACCAAtcctccccagtgtccctgcTGGGTCTCTGGCACGTAGGAGTCCCGTGTGGCAGCTGACGGCAGGGTTTGGTCTGTGTGGGTAttgcaggagagcagagctgtggtgcAGCTTTTGGGTTGCACCCACCCCTGCTGGGGAAAGGACCCAGGTGTCCTGGGATGTCATGGTGGAGGTTGGAGGGTGCAGAGGGCCTTGACGCTGCTCCTCTCCCCCAGGAGAAGGTGAGCCAGCTGAAGGACGAGGTGCGCCTGCAGTATGAGAAGATGCACCAGATCTTGGACGAGGACTTGCGGAAGACCATGGAGATCCTGGACAAGGCCCAGGCCAAGTTCTGCAATGAGAACGCGGCCCAGGTCCTCCACCTCAACGAGCGGATGCAGGAGGCCAAGAAGCTCCTCAGCTCTGTCCAGGTCATGTTTGACAAAACCGAGGACATCAACTTCATGAAGGTAAGACAGGCTGCCCGTGccgggggtgggatgggggctgtggggaggtcTGGTTGTGTGGGGAGCATCGGGGAGGTGTGGGGCATggcgggcagcgggcgggggcACTGACAGGGCCAGCTGGTGCTTCCAAAGGGCTCAGCAGTGGGAGAAGGCAAGGAGGAGTGGGGCAGGCTCAGTGCCAGCCTCAGGTGAGGAGTTGTcgcagctggggatggggctggggcagTCCGTGCTGGGGGGAGAGCAGCCTGTCCCCTCCTGGGGGCCACAGAAGGTGACACCAAAAGGGGATgtggctgctggggcagggactggcCTTACTGACCAGagcttctcctttccctcctagAACACCAAGTCTGTGAAAATCTTAATGGACAGGTAAGTGCGGCGGGGCAGGCATGTTCGGGGGGTAAAGGGGGGCTGTCGCAGGGGTGTCAGCAGCACGAtgtctggaggaggagcagggccgGGGATGCTACAGGGCCTGGGAGACACATgctctgtgcctcggtttccctcTGTCTGGGAGGATGAAAAAATCCCCTTCTGCAGCCGTTGAATGAAGTCCTTCCCTTGAACAAGGGGAAACGTGTTGGTGTGCTTCTGGAAAAGCAGAGCTGGGACCCAGCACCCTGGGCAGGGTGGGACCAGCCGGGTTAGGGCGCAGGGCTCAGTCCAGCTCTGttggggcagaggcagggcagggggtTAAAGTCAGCACTAGCAGAGCTGAGGCAAGTGGGGTGGCTATGTGTGGGGACGCAGGGGCTGCGGGAGGTGTGCCCTGGCATGGGATGTTCACAGCAAAGCTGGACAGGGAAGGTCCTGCCATCAGAGAGAgccagctccctgctgccctcCACACTGCTGCCCTAGGGAAGGGGATTGGCTCTGGGAGGGTGTGGGGAAAGGATCCATCCTGGTCCATCCTGAGTGTACCTTGTCCCTCACGTCTCTCCTCTCTGCCCATGGTCCCCAACAGAACCCAGAACTGTACAGGTGGCAGCCTGCCCCCACCCAAGATTGGCCACCTCAACTCCAAGCTCTTCCTGAACGAGATCGCCAAGAAGGAGAAGCAGCTCAGGAAGTTGCTGGAAGGTGGGTGAAGCCTGAAGGGTGCGGAGAGGGGCGGGGTCCAGGACCTTCCTACTTCCTGTATCCATAGCTGGGTCCCTGTGGATCCCAGTACAAAAGGGTGGGGAGAGCTGTTGGGATGCAGGGACCCCTGGGAACTCCTCTGTGGGCAGCTGGGGCATGGAGGCACCATGAAGCCAGCTCCTAGCTGTCCCCAGGCTTGTGAAACGGCTGTGTTTTGGGGTGACACTGCGGGGGGGACTGGCCATTGGCAggaaaagtcagtggaaagatgGGGGTCAGCGCCTGGGGGACATCCAGGGGCTGGTGTGGTCCCGCAGCTCCCAGCCCACGCCTGGGAGCAGACTGTGTCCTGCAGAGGGTTCCCAGTCCTCTCTCCTTGAGGGATTTGGGTGTGTCACCCAGGCCGTCCTGCTCTGATCCTGTTACAGGCCATGGTCATGAGCTGTGCACGGGCTCAGCCTGTGCATGTGTTTGCAGAGCAGCGCTTGGGGCCGCTCTGAGCCTGCTGGCAAGGTCCCAGAACAGAACCTGCAAATTCACCAGTGTATGACTGTGTGCCCAGTTTGCTGCTGGTGGGGCGGGCTGGGGGACCCTCTGCTCACACGGGGCTGGAGCACGGGTCTCGGGGCTTCGCTGCAGGTTCAGACCAGTGGCCGGAGCACCCTGGAGTTGTGCCGTGCCGTGCTTGACTCAGTCCCCCTCTCCTGTTCCCCTCCGCAGGTCCTCTGAGCACCCCCGTCCCCTTCCTGCAGAGCATCCCCATGTACCCCTGCACCGTCAGCAACTCCGGCGCGGAGAAGCGCAAGCACTCCACCGCCTTCCCCGAGGGCAGCTTCCTCGAGCCATCGTCCGGGACTGTGGCGAGCCAGTACATGAGCCAGGGCGCTTCAGCTGGCGAGGGGCAGTCTGCACAAGCCATGGTGCCTTGTAGCTCCACGCAGCACATAGTTGGACTTCCCAGCGGCCCGCAGCCGGTGCACTCGGGCTCCGTCTTCAACCCATCTCACTACCCCAACACCACGTCATCTCAGCAGTCCGTGCTCTCCCAGTACGGCGGGCGCAAAATCCTCGTCTGCTCCGTGGATAACTGTTACTGTTCCTCCGTGTCCAACCACAGTGGGCACCAGCCCTACCCGCGGTCGGGGCACTTCCCCTGGACGGTCTCCTCGCAGGAGTACTCCCacccgctgccgcccgcccccgccgtcCCCCAGTCGCTCCCGGGACTTGCCGTGAGGGAATGGATTGACGCATCCCAGCAGCACGGGCGGCAGGATTTCTATAGAGTCTACGGCCAGCCATCGGCGAAACACTACGTCACCAGTTAACCGTCACACTCTCCGGAGAGTCCCGCTCGATGATGCGTTCGGAGAGAAAAGtctggtttggtttggcttttcttttttttttttctcctccccttttaAATCAAACCCAATTTTTTCCCTGCCTTGCACCCCTCCAGGATTTTGGGGAGGGTTGTTCTCTcgtatctctcttttttttttttaattcttttaaaacaaaataatattttttttccttttaattccttttttttaatttaattttggaaagtCCTTCCTGCCCCTCACTGGGAAAAGACAAGGGAGAAATTACCGAGAAGAAATTGATGGGGATTTCAGTCGGGCATCTGGGTCTGTGCGTTGTGCTCTTCCTCGCTCCTCTCTGCCTTTGGAAAACTTCAGAAGGGACAATGGCACcttctctctttccatttctcCGAGTtcattttttctggtttggttcagtttttcccctttccccacccctctctttccctttttaaaaagaaaaaaagaaaaaaatctatcattGATTCAGTATGAAATGATACTTGTAGATTTTGGGTttgttaccatttttttttttaaaggctgatttttttttttgtgttacgAGGCCACTTCTCATGCatattggcatttttttttccttctttcagagaTTTGTAAATACACAATGGCAGGAAATTTAATgcacaaaaaaaagggaaaagaaactttaaaaaaaaaaaaaacacgaataaataaatacaaaaaaaatctgttctagtTTTCAGGAGGGGAAGCGTGGCTGAAATGCACCCCCCTCCTGCGTATCGCTGATGCAACTTCCTGTAACAAGCactttgtataaaaaaaaaagtggacttCCTGCTATAAGGCACAGGTATTTATTCTGTAACCGATTttagaacacacacacacaaaaaaaatattcaaataaatgtGATCACTTAGTGCAAATGCCTCActctgctgcagctcttccccCCGGGAACCACCAGCTCCGGCGGGAGGCTCCCACCTGCTTTCGGAAGTAACCGCTCCCGGGGTCCCGCGGGTGCCCGGCCATGACGGGGAGTGTTCTGGTGGGGCTGTTCTGGAGGGAGCAGCTCGGGGACGGGGTGGCGGCAGGTCccggctggggcggggggtcccCACAGCGCCCGTCCCGCGTCCAGCCCCGCAGGGAGGGATGCTGAAGCCGTGGCTCTCCCGGCTCCCTCCCAGCCAGCAAGGATGTGAGTCAGGCACGGAGCTGGCCGGGCCGCATCCTGCCCGCAGCCTCCAGAACAATCCCCA is part of the Strix uralensis isolate ZFMK-TIS-50842 chromosome 7, bStrUra1, whole genome shotgun sequence genome and encodes:
- the TRIM8 gene encoding E3 ubiquitin-protein ligase TRIM8 isoform X1, translating into MAENWKNCFEEELICPICLHVFVEPVQLPCKHNFCRGCIGEAWAKESGLVRCPECNQAYNQKPNLEKNLKLTNIVEKFNSLNLEKPPSVLHCVFCRRGPPLPAQKICLRCEAPCCQSHVQTHLQQPSTARGHLLVEADDVRAWSCPQHNAYRLYHCEAEQVAVCQFCCYYSGAHQGHSVCDVEIRRNEIRKMLMKQQDRLEEREQDIEEQLYKLESDKRLVEEKVSQLKDEVRLQYEKMHQILDEDLRKTMEILDKAQAKFCNENAAQVLHLNERMQEAKKLLSSVQVMFDKTEDINFMKNTKSVKILMDRTQNCTGGSLPPPKIGHLNSKLFLNEIAKKEKQLRKLLEGPLSTPVPFLQSIPMYPCTVSNSGAEKRKHSTAFPEGSFLEPSSGTVASQYMSQGASAGEGQSAQAMVPCSSTQHIVGLPSGPQPVHSGSVFNPSHYPNTTSSQQSVLSQYGGRKILVCSVDNCYCSSVSNHSGHQPYPRSGHFPWTVSSQEYSHPLPPAPAVPQSLPGLAVREWIDASQQHGRQDFYRVYGQPSAKHYVTS
- the TRIM8 gene encoding E3 ubiquitin-protein ligase TRIM8 isoform X2 — its product is MAENWKNCFEEELICPICLHVFVEPVQLPCKHNFCRGCIGEAWAKESGLVRCPECNQAYNQKPNLEKNLKLTNIVEKFNSLNLEKPPSVLHCVFCRRGPPLPAQKICLRCEAPCCQSHVQTHLQQPSTARGHLLVEADDVRAWSCPQHNAYRLYHCEAEQVAVCQFCCYYSGAHQGHSVCDVEIRRNEIRKMLMKQQDRLEEREQDIEEQLYKLESDKRLVEKVSQLKDEVRLQYEKMHQILDEDLRKTMEILDKAQAKFCNENAAQVLHLNERMQEAKKLLSSVQVMFDKTEDINFMKNTKSVKILMDRTQNCTGGSLPPPKIGHLNSKLFLNEIAKKEKQLRKLLEGPLSTPVPFLQSIPMYPCTVSNSGAEKRKHSTAFPEGSFLEPSSGTVASQYMSQGASAGEGQSAQAMVPCSSTQHIVGLPSGPQPVHSGSVFNPSHYPNTTSSQQSVLSQYGGRKILVCSVDNCYCSSVSNHSGHQPYPRSGHFPWTVSSQEYSHPLPPAPAVPQSLPGLAVREWIDASQQHGRQDFYRVYGQPSAKHYVTS